In Idiomarina sp. PL1-037, a single genomic region encodes these proteins:
- a CDS encoding monovalent cation/H+ antiporter subunit A, giving the protein MNLLFIIFAPFFGALLPLLFKQASRPIKTGITLLVPIFCLIVLFQYVPATLAGEVPKQLVEWLPGIGLDFAVRLDGLSLLFVGLILGIGVLVIGYAHYYLSSNDDESRFYACLLLFMSSMLGIVMADNILLMWVFWELTSISSFLLIGYWFHSSDARRGARMALATTGAGGLALLAGLLIIGHIAGGYQLDTVFAAADQIKAHAYYVPALILVLLGAFTKSAQFPFQFWLPHAMAAPTPVSAYLHSATMVKAGIFLLARFHPVLAETELWFTLVTLTGLITMLVGAYFALLKHDLKGLLAFSTVSHLGLICMLLGIGTQGAVIAALFHVINHAFFKAALFMTAGIIDHESGTRDMRKLQGLMSLMPITATLAMIVAASMAGIPPFNGFMSKELFLDQALQQHLFGGLSWFIPILATVGAMLSVAYSIRFIHDVFFNGDYKELPKKPHDPPRMMSAPVAVLGLLCIAIGIAPMTMVSGILDQAAAAVTGSPVEVKLSLWHGFNMPLLMSAVAVVGGILIYLSRDQLFTFNRQFDGQDAKHNFERLVQKTSDAAANFYERLDTGSLQRYIAFVLISVIVVLLPSLSDLSVVTGGKPQLPVDMVSIVGAVVLISAAFATATLHRNRFVMLMMLSVVGLVVSLAFAHFSAPDLAMTQLVVEVVSIILMILALFFMPQKTSRASSGHRVFRDIIIASFIGGIVATLNFAILTSPFESISDFFLANAKSGGGGTNVVNVILVDFRGFDTLGEITVLAIAAAGIHKLLNKLKPFMPSSDIDGRPWHRIRHPLMLTTVANIILPMAMVVAAYIFLRGHNLPGGGFIAGLIVASAMILQYIANGVDWMKERFSVNYQSLMSFGVLIAVLTGLGSWLFGKPFLTSWFTYLDWPVVGKFEFATALLFDLGVFLTVIGATMMILSNFGKMTTRHRPTHEGH; this is encoded by the coding sequence ATGAATCTGCTATTCATTATTTTTGCCCCATTCTTTGGTGCGCTCTTACCGCTATTATTTAAACAAGCGTCGCGACCGATAAAGACTGGGATTACATTACTTGTTCCTATTTTCTGCTTAATTGTTTTGTTTCAGTACGTACCCGCAACGCTCGCCGGTGAAGTACCCAAACAACTGGTGGAATGGTTGCCAGGTATAGGGCTTGATTTCGCCGTGCGCCTGGATGGTTTGTCACTGCTTTTTGTAGGTCTCATATTAGGCATAGGTGTTCTGGTTATTGGCTATGCCCACTACTATTTGAGCAGTAACGACGACGAATCCCGTTTTTACGCATGCCTGCTTTTATTCATGTCCTCGATGCTGGGCATCGTTATGGCAGATAATATCTTATTAATGTGGGTATTCTGGGAACTGACCAGCATTTCTTCCTTTTTACTTATCGGTTATTGGTTCCATAGCAGTGATGCCCGCCGCGGTGCCCGCATGGCATTGGCAACCACCGGCGCAGGAGGTCTGGCGCTCTTAGCCGGATTACTAATAATTGGGCACATAGCCGGCGGCTATCAACTGGATACCGTATTCGCCGCAGCAGACCAGATAAAAGCACACGCTTACTATGTTCCAGCCTTAATACTCGTTTTACTAGGGGCCTTTACTAAGTCAGCCCAGTTTCCATTTCAATTTTGGCTACCACATGCCATGGCAGCACCCACTCCTGTAAGTGCTTACTTACACTCTGCAACCATGGTAAAAGCCGGTATCTTTCTATTAGCACGTTTTCATCCGGTATTAGCCGAGACTGAGCTTTGGTTTACCCTGGTTACATTGACCGGTTTAATTACCATGTTAGTCGGTGCTTACTTTGCTTTGTTAAAGCACGACCTGAAAGGGTTACTCGCTTTCTCTACAGTAAGCCACCTGGGTCTTATCTGTATGCTACTGGGGATAGGTACCCAAGGGGCAGTAATCGCCGCACTATTTCATGTTATTAACCATGCTTTCTTCAAAGCTGCACTATTCATGACCGCAGGTATTATTGACCATGAGTCCGGCACTCGTGATATGCGTAAACTGCAAGGGCTTATGAGCCTGATGCCAATAACCGCTACTCTCGCCATGATCGTAGCGGCCTCAATGGCTGGAATACCGCCATTTAACGGGTTTATGTCTAAAGAGCTCTTCCTGGATCAGGCTCTACAGCAACATTTATTCGGCGGGCTGTCATGGTTTATTCCTATATTGGCGACTGTGGGTGCCATGCTGTCCGTGGCTTACTCAATTCGCTTCATTCACGATGTTTTCTTTAATGGCGACTACAAAGAACTGCCAAAAAAACCACATGACCCACCACGCATGATGTCTGCACCGGTTGCTGTGCTAGGCCTCCTTTGTATCGCTATCGGCATCGCGCCAATGACTATGGTCTCAGGTATACTTGACCAGGCAGCGGCGGCTGTTACCGGCTCTCCTGTTGAAGTAAAGCTATCGCTTTGGCACGGCTTTAACATGCCTCTGTTAATGAGCGCAGTCGCAGTGGTTGGCGGCATTTTGATATACCTTTCCCGCGATCAGCTGTTTACGTTTAATCGTCAATTTGACGGCCAGGACGCTAAACACAATTTTGAACGGCTTGTGCAAAAAACTTCTGATGCCGCAGCTAATTTCTACGAGCGCTTAGACACAGGTTCCTTGCAACGCTACATTGCTTTCGTTCTTATCAGCGTTATTGTCGTGTTACTTCCTTCGCTAAGTGACCTAAGTGTGGTGACCGGTGGCAAACCGCAACTGCCTGTTGATATGGTTAGCATAGTTGGTGCTGTTGTCCTGATATCCGCAGCATTTGCCACCGCGACACTGCATCGCAATCGCTTTGTGATGTTAATGATGCTATCAGTGGTTGGATTGGTTGTGTCGTTAGCTTTCGCGCACTTCTCCGCACCGGATCTGGCCATGACTCAGTTGGTAGTCGAAGTGGTCAGTATTATCCTAATGATACTGGCGTTGTTCTTTATGCCACAAAAAACCAGTCGGGCTTCTTCTGGCCACCGAGTTTTTCGTGACATCATCATTGCCAGCTTTATTGGCGGCATTGTCGCTACCTTAAATTTCGCAATACTAACCTCACCATTTGAAAGCATCTCGGACTTTTTCCTTGCGAATGCCAAATCCGGTGGTGGTGGAACCAACGTCGTAAACGTCATTCTGGTGGACTTTCGTGGTTTCGATACCTTAGGTGAAATTACCGTTCTGGCAATAGCTGCTGCAGGTATTCATAAACTGCTTAATAAGCTAAAACCCTTTATGCCTTCCAGTGATATTGACGGACGCCCCTGGCATAGAATTAGACACCCGTTGATGCTAACGACTGTTGCCAACATTATTTTACCCATGGCGATGGTAGTTGCAGCCTATATTTTCCTAAGAGGTCACAACTTACCGGGTGGTGGTTTTATCGCAGGCCTGATAGTCGCGTCGGCCATGATCCTGCAGTACATAGCGAATGGCGTTGACTGGATGAAAGAACGCTTTAGCGTTAATTATCAATCTCTAATGTCGTTTGGTGTTTTGATTGCGGTGCTTACCGGGCTTGGTAGCTGGCTGTTTGGCAAGCCTTTCCTGACTTCCTGGTTTACCTATTTAGACTGGCCAGTGGTTGGTAAATTTGAATTTGCGACGGCATTACTCTTCGATCTTGGTGTTTTCCTGACGGTTATTGGCGCCACTATGATGATTTTAAGTAACTTCGGGAAGATGACGACACGTCATCGCCCAACGCATGAGGGGCATTAA
- a CDS encoding Na+/H+ antiporter subunit C — translation METLYSVTVGILTACSVFLILRGRSFPVVVGITMLSYAVNLFLFSTGRLTIDGAPIYGTQETYADPLPQALVLTAIVIGFAMTAYSIILAVRARGEIGTDEVNQQDNSTEGNR, via the coding sequence ATGGAAACTTTATATTCTGTTACCGTTGGCATTTTAACCGCATGCAGTGTGTTTCTCATTCTGCGCGGCCGTTCGTTTCCTGTGGTCGTCGGCATTACCATGCTGTCTTATGCCGTTAATTTATTTCTATTTTCAACCGGTCGTCTGACAATAGACGGAGCACCAATTTATGGTACTCAGGAAACCTATGCCGACCCTTTACCTCAGGCTCTGGTTCTTACCGCTATTGTTATCGGTTTCGCCATGACAGCCTACTCAATTATTCTGGCAGTTCGCGCCCGAGGCGAGATAGGAACAGACGAAGTGAACCAGCAAGATAACAGCACGGAGGGCAACCGCTAA
- a CDS encoding monovalent cation/H+ antiporter subunit D, with protein MWQQHLAILPILVPLMAALLQLLPWGDRPQPKRRVIGLLSSILTLIASIALLVQINQDQMIVYALGNWSAPFGIVLMVDKLSALMMLVTAILALPVLIYGCYAEDNLGSHFQALFQFQVMGIMGAFATGDIFNLFVFFEVLLISSYALLMHGGGKFRLRTTLHYVLLNLLGSALFLIGIGTLYGVTGTLNMADLATQVQQLSGDQAALAKAGGMMLLIVFGIKAAILPLHFWLPQAYSTTTGVVAALFAIMTKVGVYAIVRVYTLIFGPEANELALIAHDWLWVMGLITMLAGTIGVIGARDLRLLVAYLVVTSIGTLIATYSLNGIATTGAMLFYLIHSTFITGALFLLADLIAFERGKTASRIVSGKKMANHSTYSVMFLIAAIAIIGLPPLSGFVGKLMIMESASPTAASFWLWGALLGATLVMLISVTRAGSKMLWHTLSGKANEQSAPLGKRAAVVILLSLSVVMTLFASPIRNYTDDVAEQLYDISQYPSRVLTKGVE; from the coding sequence ATGTGGCAACAACATTTGGCGATACTTCCTATTTTGGTGCCATTAATGGCAGCGCTGCTACAACTTCTTCCATGGGGAGACAGACCTCAGCCAAAACGCAGGGTTATAGGCCTGCTGTCCAGTATATTAACTTTGATAGCGAGTATCGCCCTACTCGTCCAGATCAATCAGGACCAGATGATTGTTTATGCTTTAGGCAACTGGTCTGCGCCATTTGGAATTGTCCTGATGGTGGACAAACTTAGCGCTCTGATGATGCTGGTAACAGCTATACTCGCATTACCTGTACTCATCTACGGATGTTATGCCGAAGATAATCTTGGCTCACACTTTCAGGCGTTATTTCAGTTTCAGGTGATGGGCATTATGGGGGCTTTTGCTACCGGCGATATTTTCAACTTATTCGTCTTCTTCGAAGTCCTACTGATTTCCTCGTACGCACTATTAATGCACGGTGGAGGAAAATTTCGTTTACGCACGACCTTACACTACGTATTGCTGAACCTGTTGGGGTCTGCTCTTTTCTTAATTGGTATTGGCACTCTATACGGCGTTACCGGCACATTGAATATGGCGGATCTTGCCACGCAAGTGCAGCAATTAAGCGGAGACCAAGCCGCCTTAGCTAAAGCTGGTGGCATGATGCTATTGATAGTATTCGGCATTAAAGCCGCTATTCTGCCGCTCCACTTTTGGCTACCTCAGGCTTATTCCACAACCACCGGAGTTGTTGCTGCCCTTTTCGCAATAATGACAAAAGTTGGGGTTTACGCAATAGTTCGCGTCTATACACTCATTTTTGGCCCTGAAGCTAATGAACTCGCCCTCATTGCACATGACTGGCTGTGGGTTATGGGCCTCATAACCATGCTCGCCGGCACCATCGGAGTTATCGGAGCTCGAGATTTGCGCTTGCTTGTGGCCTATTTAGTCGTCACCTCAATCGGCACGCTTATCGCAACCTACAGTTTAAATGGAATAGCGACAACAGGCGCCATGCTGTTTTATTTAATCCACTCAACCTTTATAACTGGTGCATTATTCTTACTGGCCGACCTTATAGCGTTCGAACGCGGTAAAACCGCATCGCGTATCGTATCCGGCAAGAAAATGGCCAATCACTCTACGTATTCAGTCATGTTTTTAATTGCTGCAATAGCAATAATCGGTTTACCGCCTCTGTCAGGTTTTGTCGGGAAACTAATGATTATGGAATCGGCAAGCCCAACCGCGGCGAGTTTTTGGCTGTGGGGAGCCTTGTTAGGTGCGACTCTAGTTATGCTAATTTCAGTCACACGAGCGGGAAGTAAAATGCTTTGGCATACCCTGTCGGGTAAAGCAAATGAACAGTCTGCTCCTTTAGGAAAGAGAGCAGCTGTGGTTATACTTCTGTCGTTATCGGTTGTTATGACATTATTTGCCAGCCCAATACGTAACTATACCGATGATGTCGCTGAACAGCTTTACGACATAAGCCAGTACCCATCACGCGTGCTGACGAAAGGAGTGGAATAA
- a CDS encoding Na+/H+ antiporter subunit E, which yields MKKLFPTPLLSFFLLTLWVLLFNSVSPGVIILGALFSWFIPFLFRNAWPNFAKVKRPDLAVVYFFILLNDIVVANFKVAVMIIGKPRSIKPAMFVFPLDMKEELPVTLLASTITLTPGTVSCEITRGRKGILIHAFSEESPEEVIKTIRNRYERRLKEIFQC from the coding sequence ATGAAAAAGCTATTTCCGACACCTTTGTTATCTTTTTTCTTATTGACGCTATGGGTGTTGTTATTTAACTCAGTTTCGCCCGGGGTGATCATACTGGGCGCTTTATTTTCCTGGTTTATTCCATTTTTATTCCGTAACGCCTGGCCCAACTTTGCAAAGGTTAAGCGACCGGACCTTGCTGTCGTTTACTTTTTTATTCTGTTAAACGACATTGTTGTGGCTAACTTTAAAGTTGCCGTTATGATTATTGGGAAACCTCGTTCCATCAAACCTGCGATGTTTGTTTTTCCACTGGATATGAAAGAGGAACTTCCGGTTACTCTTCTTGCTAGTACCATAACATTGACGCCAGGCACGGTATCTTGTGAAATTACTCGGGGGCGTAAAGGTATTCTTATTCACGCATTCTCAGAAGAAAGCCCGGAAGAAGTGATAAAAACGATTCGAAACCGCTACGAGCGTCGCCTGAAGGAGATATTCCAATGTTAA
- a CDS encoding K+/H+ antiporter subunit F produces the protein MLTTVLHIAFLLFSLSVLMNFWRLIKGPDLPDRILALDTIYINSLALLLLLGMYQNTQTYFEAALLIAMFGFVGTIAAGKFLLRGDLIE, from the coding sequence ATGTTAACGACGGTACTGCACATTGCCTTCTTGTTATTCAGTTTATCGGTATTAATGAATTTCTGGCGCCTTATTAAGGGACCGGATCTACCGGACAGAATACTGGCGTTGGATACAATATACATTAATTCGCTGGCTTTACTGTTGTTGCTTGGTATGTACCAAAACACACAAACCTATTTTGAAGCTGCGTTACTCATTGCCATGTTCGGTTTTGTCGGCACTATTGCAGCAGGTAAATTTTTATTGCGTGGCGACTTAATAGAATAA
- a CDS encoding Na+/H+ antiporter subunit G, with amino-acid sequence MDTLNQLPAWSQWLAAFFILLGAIFAFIGSLGLAILPDFFTRLHAPTKNTTIGIGGIVIASILITSVQGAINLNELLIAIFLFLTAPISAHIMAKAALHTELKMFNRTKDFRQEGDSYEHILPNKKDMEP; translated from the coding sequence ATGGATACATTAAACCAATTACCGGCATGGTCACAATGGCTAGCGGCCTTCTTTATCTTATTAGGCGCTATATTCGCCTTTATTGGCTCTTTGGGGTTAGCCATACTTCCTGACTTTTTTACCCGTTTACACGCCCCCACGAAAAACACCACAATAGGCATTGGAGGTATCGTCATAGCTTCTATTCTTATTACCTCGGTACAAGGGGCGATTAACCTGAACGAGCTATTGATTGCAATATTTCTGTTTTTGACGGCACCTATTAGTGCCCATATTATGGCTAAAGCCGCATTACATACAGAACTGAAGATGTTTAATCGAACAAAGGACTTTCGTCAGGAAGGGGATTCTTACGAGCATATCTTGCCTAATAAAAAAGACATGGAACCATAA
- a CDS encoding carbohydrate porin, producing MSKSLFFAATVLAASPVIAAPQDSNSVEQEMQALKERLAQLEKRLEEKERREKEEAVVVRKREVEKSNKTSENESNSKRRVAYDSGVHARLDKLENKTEENENWPIKVHGAVRFQYEYNNYDSDNENRGGDLDFDIFRLNFDGEMGGVILSAEYRWFNYQDVVKHAWFGYDFTDKLQGQVGVVKIPFGNMPYNSHSYFFNSTFYVGLEDEHDNGVRFKYRGDEWDFDLAYLKSDEQGGIDGSTSDRTARYNYDTVGIRLPGQGAYDEPGLPVGESNSYALRTARKFSFSDDENLELGVSLQGGNLYSGTAAEGFTDAQAYENQNVGNRMAWAAHGVYNNGPWNVQLQYSDYDYDIKLENRGVYMAAYAYYDAIPTEAKLYTANVAYTLPVDIGPLTSLTFYNDHSLMTDKMGYQDDTWMNVLGVAVAAGGGFYTYVDYVRAKNQPFIGGNTATDGGEVNDRFNINFGYYF from the coding sequence ATGTCAAAAAGTTTATTTTTTGCAGCTACAGTGCTTGCAGCGAGTCCGGTAATTGCTGCCCCTCAAGATAGTAATTCGGTTGAACAGGAAATGCAGGCGTTAAAAGAACGCTTAGCTCAGTTGGAGAAACGGCTCGAAGAAAAAGAAAGACGAGAAAAAGAAGAGGCCGTTGTTGTAAGAAAACGAGAGGTAGAAAAGAGCAATAAAACGAGCGAAAATGAAAGCAATTCGAAACGCAGAGTTGCCTATGACTCTGGGGTTCATGCGCGCTTAGATAAGCTAGAGAATAAAACGGAAGAAAATGAGAATTGGCCAATAAAGGTTCATGGCGCGGTACGTTTTCAATATGAATATAATAATTATGACTCAGATAATGAAAACCGCGGTGGCGATTTGGACTTCGATATTTTCCGTCTGAACTTTGATGGAGAAATGGGAGGTGTCATCCTTTCTGCTGAATATCGTTGGTTTAATTATCAGGATGTTGTCAAGCATGCCTGGTTTGGTTATGACTTCACCGATAAACTGCAAGGGCAGGTTGGTGTTGTAAAAATTCCATTTGGTAATATGCCTTACAACTCCCACAGCTACTTCTTTAATAGTACCTTCTATGTTGGCCTGGAAGACGAACACGATAACGGTGTTCGATTTAAATACCGTGGAGACGAGTGGGATTTTGATTTAGCTTACCTGAAATCAGATGAGCAGGGCGGCATTGATGGTTCAACATCTGATCGTACAGCGCGGTATAACTACGACACCGTGGGTATTCGGTTGCCAGGTCAGGGCGCTTACGATGAACCGGGGTTACCTGTAGGAGAAAGTAATAGCTATGCTCTCAGAACCGCACGTAAGTTTAGTTTCAGCGATGATGAAAATTTAGAGCTTGGTGTGTCTTTGCAAGGCGGAAATTTGTATTCCGGAACGGCTGCTGAAGGCTTTACAGATGCACAGGCGTATGAGAATCAGAATGTTGGTAATCGCATGGCCTGGGCCGCTCATGGTGTCTACAATAACGGTCCATGGAACGTACAGTTACAGTATTCAGACTATGACTACGATATAAAACTGGAAAACCGCGGTGTTTACATGGCAGCATACGCTTATTACGATGCAATTCCTACTGAAGCGAAACTGTATACAGCCAATGTTGCTTACACTTTACCGGTAGATATTGGTCCTCTGACAAGCTTAACGTTCTACAATGACCACAGCTTAATGACCGATAAAATGGGTTATCAAGATGATACCTGGATGAATGTTCTAGGCGTTGCTGTTGCAGCCGGCGGCGGTTTTTATACTTACGTTGATTATGTAAGAGCAAAAAACCAACCGTTTATTGGTGGTAATACCGCAACTGATGGTGGTGAGGTCAATGACCGCTTTAATATTAACTTTGGTTATTATTTCTAA
- the rpsQ gene encoding 30S ribosomal protein S17 — protein MTDEKRVRTLQGKVVSDKMDKTITVAVERRVKHPVYGKYITRTTKVHAHDEENQVKVGDTVIVRECRPLSKNKSWALEEVVERATVV, from the coding sequence ATGACTGATGAAAAACGTGTTCGTACTCTGCAAGGCAAAGTTGTCAGCGATAAGATGGATAAAACCATCACTGTAGCTGTTGAACGTCGTGTAAAGCACCCGGTATACGGGAAGTACATCACGCGTACAACTAAAGTACATGCGCATGACGAAGAAAACCAGGTTAAAGTCGGCGATACCGTGATTGTTCGCGAATGTCGTCCGCTGTCTAAGAATAAATCTTGGGCTCTGGAAGAAGTCGTTGAGCGCGCTACTGTTGTCTAA
- the rpmC gene encoding 50S ribosomal protein L29 — MKASELKDKTVEQLQEELLGMRREQFNLRMQAATGQLNQTHMMKQVRRDIARVKTILNEKAGA; from the coding sequence ATGAAAGCAAGTGAACTGAAAGATAAAACCGTTGAGCAGCTGCAAGAAGAGTTGTTAGGCATGCGTCGTGAGCAGTTTAATCTGCGCATGCAGGCAGCAACTGGTCAGCTGAATCAGACTCACATGATGAAACAAGTGCGTCGTGATATCGCACGTGTTAAAACCATCTTAAATGAGAAGGCAGGTGCGTAA
- the rplP gene encoding 50S ribosomal protein L16: MLQPKRTKFRKVHTGRNRGLAQSGNKVSFGTFGLKATDRGRMTARQIEAGRRAMTRHVKRQGKIWIRVFPDKPITKKPLEVRMGKGKGNVEYWVAQIQPGRVLYEMDGVPEELAREAFRLAARKLPFKTTFVTRTVM, encoded by the coding sequence ATGTTACAACCTAAGCGTACAAAATTCCGTAAGGTTCACACAGGCCGCAACCGTGGTCTGGCGCAGTCTGGTAACAAAGTCAGCTTCGGTACTTTTGGTTTAAAAGCTACTGACCGTGGTCGTATGACCGCGCGTCAAATCGAAGCAGGCCGTCGTGCAATGACTCGTCACGTTAAGCGTCAAGGTAAAATCTGGATCCGTGTATTCCCTGACAAACCTATTACTAAAAAGCCTTTAGAAGTTCGTATGGGTAAAGGTAAAGGTAACGTCGAATACTGGGTTGCTCAGATTCAACCAGGTCGCGTTCTGTATGAAATGGACGGTGTTCCTGAAGAGTTGGCACGTGAAGCGTTCCGCCTGGCGGCGCGTAAACTGCCTTTCAAAACCACTTTTGTGACTCGGACGGTAATGTGA
- the rpsC gene encoding 30S ribosomal protein S3 encodes MGQKVHPNGIRLGISRPWNATWYANTNEFADNLHSDFQVRKFLTKELRNASVSRIVIDRPAKSVRVTIHTARPGVVIGKKGEDVEKLRKQVSKLTGAPAQINISEVRKPELDSQLVADNISGQLERRVMFRRAMKRAVQNAIRLGAKGIKVEVSGRLGGAEIARTEWYREGRVPLHTLRADIDYSTSEANTTYGIIGVKVWIFRGEVLGGLPTEEKPAPKRGKNRK; translated from the coding sequence ATGGGTCAGAAAGTACATCCTAATGGTATTCGCCTAGGTATCTCCAGACCATGGAATGCAACCTGGTATGCGAATACAAATGAGTTCGCTGATAATCTGCACAGTGATTTTCAGGTACGTAAGTTCCTGACTAAAGAACTGCGCAATGCATCAGTCTCTCGTATCGTTATCGATCGTCCAGCTAAGAGCGTTCGTGTGACTATTCACACTGCACGTCCTGGCGTGGTTATCGGTAAAAAAGGCGAAGACGTAGAAAAACTGCGTAAGCAAGTTTCTAAATTGACAGGTGCTCCTGCGCAAATCAATATCTCAGAAGTTCGTAAGCCTGAGTTGGATTCGCAGCTGGTAGCTGACAACATTTCTGGTCAGTTGGAACGTCGTGTCATGTTCCGTCGTGCTATGAAACGTGCTGTTCAAAACGCTATTCGCTTAGGTGCCAAAGGTATCAAAGTTGAAGTGAGTGGTCGTTTAGGCGGCGCAGAAATTGCACGTACTGAGTGGTATCGTGAAGGCCGTGTACCGCTGCACACATTGCGTGCAGACATCGACTACTCGACCTCAGAAGCGAACACCACTTACGGTATCATCGGTGTTAAGGTCTGGATTTTCCGTGGTGAAGTTCTTGGTGGACTTCCAACTGAAGAAAAGCCAGCTCCTAAGCGCGGCAAGAACCGTAAGTAA
- the rplV gene encoding 50S ribosomal protein L22: protein MEAIAKHQFARVSAQKGRLVADQIRGLPVEKALDILAYSPKAAAGLIKKVLESAIANAEHNEGADIDELKVSRVFLDEGPTMKRIKPRAKGRADRIFKRTSHITVVVSDS, encoded by the coding sequence ATGGAAGCAATTGCTAAACACCAATTTGCCCGCGTTTCAGCGCAGAAGGGCCGTTTGGTCGCAGACCAAATCCGTGGACTTCCGGTAGAAAAAGCACTGGATATCCTCGCATACAGCCCCAAAGCAGCTGCTGGCTTAATCAAGAAAGTTCTTGAGTCAGCAATCGCGAACGCGGAACATAACGAAGGTGCGGATATTGATGAGCTAAAAGTGAGCCGAGTCTTTTTAGACGAAGGTCCTACTATGAAGCGCATCAAGCCACGGGCGAAAGGCCGTGCCGATCGTATCTTTAAGCGCACCAGCCACATTACTGTGGTCGTGTCAGATAGCTAG
- the rpsS gene encoding 30S ribosomal protein S19, protein MPRSLKKGPFIDLHLLNKVEKALEAGDKKPIKTWSRRSMIIPDMIGLTIAVHNGRQHVPVFVTDEMIGHKLGEFAPTRTYRGHAADKKAKKR, encoded by the coding sequence ATGCCACGTTCTCTTAAAAAAGGTCCATTTATTGACCTTCACCTGCTAAATAAGGTGGAGAAAGCGTTGGAAGCCGGGGATAAAAAGCCAATTAAAACTTGGTCCCGTCGTTCAATGATCATCCCAGATATGATCGGCCTGACAATCGCTGTTCACAACGGTCGTCAGCACGTTCCCGTCTTCGTGACAGACGAAATGATCGGTCATAAACTAGGCGAATTCGCGCCAACCCGTACTTATCGCGGCCATGCTGCTGATAAGAAAGCGAAGAAACGGTAA
- the rplB gene encoding 50S ribosomal protein L2, whose protein sequence is MAVVKSKPTSPGQRHVVKVVGQDLYKGKPYAPLLEKNSKSGGRNNNGRITVRHIGGGHKHHYRVIDFKRNKDGIPAKVERIEYDPNRSANIALVLYADGERRYILAPKNLSVGDRIQSGVDAPIKPGNCLPMRNIPVGSVVHAVELQPGKGAQMARSAGAYCQILARDGAYVTVRLRSGEMRRVQSEGRATIGEVGNAEHMLRQLGKAGANRWRGIRPTVRGVAMNPVDHPHGGGEGRSSGGRHPVTPWGTPTKGYKTRKNKRTDKFIVRRRNK, encoded by the coding sequence ATGGCTGTAGTTAAGAGTAAGCCTACGTCTCCGGGTCAACGCCACGTCGTTAAAGTCGTCGGTCAGGACCTGTACAAAGGCAAGCCTTACGCACCATTGCTGGAAAAGAACAGCAAATCTGGTGGTCGTAACAATAACGGTCGTATCACGGTTCGTCACATTGGCGGTGGTCATAAACACCACTACCGTGTAATCGACTTTAAACGTAATAAAGATGGTATCCCTGCAAAGGTTGAGCGTATCGAATACGATCCTAACCGTTCAGCGAATATCGCTTTAGTTTTGTATGCTGACGGTGAACGCCGTTACATTCTGGCTCCGAAAAACCTATCAGTAGGCGATCGTATCCAGTCTGGTGTTGATGCACCAATTAAACCTGGTAATTGCCTGCCAATGCGCAACATCCCTGTGGGTAGTGTTGTTCACGCGGTAGAGTTACAGCCAGGTAAAGGCGCACAAATGGCTCGTTCAGCGGGTGCTTATTGCCAGATTCTTGCGCGTGACGGTGCTTATGTTACTGTTCGTTTGCGTTCAGGTGAGATGCGTCGCGTTCAGTCTGAAGGTCGTGCAACTATCGGTGAAGTAGGTAACGCAGAACACATGCTGCGTCAATTGGGTAAAGCCGGTGCAAACCGCTGGCGTGGTATTCGTCCGACCGTTCGTGGTGTGGCGATGAACCCAGTTGATCACCCTCACGGTGGTGGTGAAGGCCGTAGCTCTGGTGGACGTCATCCTGTGACGCCATGGGGCACACCGACCAAGGGCTACAAAACCCGTAAAAACAAGCGTACTGATAAGTTCATCGTACGCCGTCGCAACAAATAA